A single genomic interval of Lathyrus oleraceus cultivar Zhongwan6 chromosome 7, CAAS_Psat_ZW6_1.0, whole genome shotgun sequence harbors:
- the LOC127104677 gene encoding uncharacterized protein LOC127104677, whose product MPIKDKEKDIKPIIKLPYPPRQKKKDQHKKNFEKFLEMFKKLEINIPFSIALEKMPIYAKFMKDIISKKCSTNVDLIILTETCSAILRGMKILVKNKDRGCVTIPCTIGDRKFKKALIDLGAIVSLMPLSIYKKMGLGTVQDTRMTLQFADRSIRRPYGIVEDVLVKIDKFVFPVEFFILEMPEYEEIPLILGRPFLETGWCMINIEEGTMTLKVYDEELKIDVWNTMQKKTMLAQVTL is encoded by the coding sequence ATGCCTATAAAGGATAAAGAAAAAGATATCAAGCCAATCATCAAACTTCCTTATCCTCCGAGACAAAAGAAGAAAGACCAACATAAAAAGAATTTTGAGAAGTTCTTGGAGATGTTTAAGAAACTTGAGATAAACATTCCATTTTCTATAGCTCTGGAGAagatgccaatatatgccaaattcatgaaagacatcatatccAAAAAGTGCTCCACAAATGTAGACCTAATCATCCTCACTGAAACTTGCAGTGCTATTCTGCGAGGTATGAAAATTCTTGTGAAAAATAAAGATAGAGGGTGTGTAACTATTCCTTGCACTATTGGTGATcgaaaattcaagaaggctctgattgatTTGGGAGCTATTGTGAGTTTGATGCCGTTGTCCATTTATAAAAAAATGGGCCTTGGCACCGTTCAAGACACTAGGATGACTCTTCAGTTTGCTGATCGATCAATTAGGCGACCTTATGGAATTGTGGAAGATGTTCTGGTAAAGATAGATAAATTTGTGTTTCCAGTTGAATTTTTCATTCTTGAGATGCCTGAATATGAGGAGATACCTCTTATATTGGGCAGGCCCTTTTTAGAAACAGGATGGTGTATGATAAACATAGAGGAAGGAACAATGACcctcaaagtctatgatgaagAATTGAAAATTGATGTTTGGAACACTATGCAAAAAAAGACGATGTTGGCACAAGTCACACTGTAG